The nucleotide sequence TGGAACGCGACGCCGAACACGAGCGCGTCGGCGGTTTGCGCGACCGGCTTCACGAGCGGATCACCACCGATCTCGACTTCGTCTATCTGAACGGACACCCGACGGAGCGTCTCTACTCGAACCTCAATCTCAGCTTCGAGTTCGTCGAGGGCGAGTCGCTCCTGATGGGCATGAAAAACGTCGGGCTTTCGTCCGGTTCCGCCTGCACGTCCGCGTCGCTGGAATCGTCGTACGTGCTCGTGGCGACGGGCATCGACGAGGGTTTGGCTCATACGTCCATCCGGTTCGGACTCGGGCGAGGCAACACCGCCGAGGAGGTCGAGTTCACGGCGGATCACATCGTGGCGACGGTGAAGCGCCTGCGAGAGCTGTCGCCTCTCTACGAGATGAAGCTCCAGGGAATCGACATCTCGAAGATCGAGTGGGCGGAGGACGCGCACCACTAGGTCACCGCCCGCGTCGTCGAGTGGCGGCATCGTCTCGGTGAAGGTCTTAGGAGAATCGTTCATGGCGTACAATCCGAAGGTGATCGAGTATTACGAGAACCCCCGGAACATGGGGACGATTGCGAACGCGGACGGCGTTGGTCTGGTCGGCGCGCCGGCATGCGGCGACGTGATGAAGCTCACGATCCGCATCGGCAAGGACCAGGACGGCAACGAAGTGATCGAAGACGCCAAGTTCAAGACCTTCGGATGTGGAGCCGCGATCGCCACGTCGTCGATGGCGACCGAGATGATCAAGGGGCGTCGGATCGAAGAGGCGATGAAGCTGACGAACCGCGACGTCGCCAATGCCCTCGGTGGCTTGCCACCGGTCAAGATGCACTGCAGCGTGCTGGCGGAAGAGGCGCTGAAGGCGGCGATCGTCGACTACCGCAAGCGCACCGAGTCGAACGGCTAACGACGCTTGACCTCTCGAAGGATCGTGGGCGACCATACGACCAGGCGCACCGGCTGGAAGCGTTCGCGCTCCTAAGCACAGAAGGAACAGTAGATGATCACGGTAACCGATGCGGCTGCCAGCAAGGTTCTGGAACTCCTCGAGAGCGAGGGGTACGAGGGGTACGGCTTGCGGGTCCAGGTCGTCGGTGGCGGATGCTCGGGCATGCAGTACCGGCTCGGCTTCGACGAGCAGCGCGACGGCGACAAGATCGTCGAACACAACGGGCTCAAGGTCTTTACCGACCTGAAGAGCGCCCTCTACCTCGCCGGATCGAGCATCGACTACGTCGAGGGCTTGATGGGCGCTGGATTCAAGATCAACAACCCGAACGCCCGATCCACCTGCGGCTGCGGCGAGTCCTTCCAGGTCTAGCGTTCCCATACGGAGACTTCGCACCACAGCCAGCGGAGCTCCGCGCGGCGTGTTGCCGCTGTGCCCTGTTTGCGAGCCGATTCCAGAGCATTTCACATCGACGTCGGAAGGTCAGAATCATGTCCTACTACTTCGCCAAGAAGGTCCAGACTTCATACGACGACACGATCCCGCGGGTCACGGAGGCGCTCCAGAAAGAGGGCTTCGGCGTTCTGACCCAGATCGACGTCAAGGCGACGCTCAAGAAGAAGCTGGACGCTGACTTTCGCCCTTACATCATCCTCGGCGCGTGTAATCCGCCCTTCGCCCACAAGGCGCTGCTGTCCGAAGACAAGATCGGCTTGATGCTCCCCTGCAACGTGGTCGTTCAGGAAATCGACGATGGCGTCGAGGTTTCCGCCATCGACCCCGTCGCCTCGATGATGGCGATCGACAACAAGGAGCTCGGCGAGGTGGCGACGGTCGTCCGCGAGAAGCTCCGCAAGGTCGTGGAGAGCCTCTAGGCATCGCGAAGAGGGGATTCGTGGGCGACACGGTACGCGTCCGCATACTCCGCAAGAAGTGCATCGCCGCCAGCCTGTGCGTCGAGGCCGCCCCACACGTGTTCGATCTCGACGACGAGCGGATCGCGGTTCTGCTGTCCCCGCCGACGCGGCTCGCTGGCGAGTCGGACGGATCCGATCTTGGGCTGTTCGAAGACGAGGACGCCATCTGGCAGGCGGCAGAGGATTGCCCGGTCGATGCCATCCTGATCGAAGACCCGGACACGGGCGAGCAGCTCTACCCCTAGCAGGCGGTTCCATGGCGGCTACCGATTACTTCGAGCTCTTCGACCTGCCGAGAAGCCTCCTCATCGACGCCGACACGCTGCAACGCCGGTTCCACGACCTGAGCCGCAAGTTCCACCCCGACCTGCACGAAGCCGCGATTCCAGCGATCCGGGCTCGGCTCGAACGCCAGAGCATGGTGCTCAACGAAGCCTATCGGACGCTGCGAGAACCGAAATCGCGGCTCGACTATCTGATCCATCTCGAGATCGGCGCCGACCCATCCTCGGCGGGAAGCTCCGTGCCCCTGGACCTGTTCGACCTCGTCGACCAGACCCATGACCTGCTGGCGGAAGCGGCTGCGGCGCAGGGCGCTCTGCCGGACGAGCTCCGCCAGCGCGTGACGACGCTTCGTGACGAGGTGCGCGCCGCGCAAGA is from Candidatus Poribacteria bacterium and encodes:
- a CDS encoding iron-sulfur cluster assembly scaffold protein, whose amino-acid sequence is MAYNPKVIEYYENPRNMGTIANADGVGLVGAPACGDVMKLTIRIGKDQDGNEVIEDAKFKTFGCGAAIATSSMATEMIKGRRIEEAMKLTNRDVANALGGLPPVKMHCSVLAEEALKAAIVDYRKRTESNG
- the erpA gene encoding iron-sulfur cluster insertion protein ErpA, producing MITVTDAAASKVLELLESEGYEGYGLRVQVVGGGCSGMQYRLGFDEQRDGDKIVEHNGLKVFTDLKSALYLAGSSIDYVEGLMGAGFKINNPNARSTCGCGESFQV
- a CDS encoding DUF302 domain-containing protein, yielding MSYYFAKKVQTSYDDTIPRVTEALQKEGFGVLTQIDVKATLKKKLDADFRPYIILGACNPPFAHKALLSEDKIGLMLPCNVVVQEIDDGVEVSAIDPVASMMAIDNKELGEVATVVREKLRKVVESL
- a CDS encoding ferredoxin produces the protein MAKRGFVGDTVRVRILRKKCIAASLCVEAAPHVFDLDDERIAVLLSPPTRLAGESDGSDLGLFEDEDAIWQAAEDCPVDAILIEDPDTGEQLYP